The genome window AGACTGGAGGGAGTTATGGAGAAAGGAACTCTGCGAGTCAAAACCGGATTCGCTGAAATGTTCAAGGGCGGCGTAATCATGGACGTAGTTAACGCGCAGCAGGCCGAAATTGCGCAAGAGGCCGGCGCGGTTGCAGTGATGGCCCTCGAGCGTGTGCCAGCAGACATCCGTGCTCAGGGCGGGGTAGCGCGCATGTCCGACCCCAAACTAATCAAAGAAATCATGGGCGCTGTCTCAATTCCGGTTATGGCCAAGTGCCGGATTGGGCATACAGTTGAAGCCCAGATCCTTGAGGCCCTTGGGGTCGACTTTATTGACGAATCGGAGGTGCTTACCCCGGCGGATGAATCATTTCACATTGATAAGCATGCCTTCAAAGTACCTTTTGTTTGTGGCGCTACAGATATAGGCGAGGCTCTGCGGCGAATTGGAGAAGGCGCCGCCATGATTCGAACCAAGGGCGAAGCGGGTACCGGCAACGTGGTTGAAGCGGTTCGCCATGCCCGCAGTGTCCTTGGTGCGATTCGCCAAATTCAATCACTGCCACGTGAAGAGCTCATGACCTATGCCAAAAATCATGGCGCACCCTACGAGTTGGTTGTCTGGGTTCATGAAAATGGCAGACTGCCGGTGGTTAACTTTGCGGCTGGCGGCGTCGCAACCCCAGCCGATGCGGCGCTCATGATGCAACTTGGCATGGATGGCGTATTTGTAGGCTCTGGAATCTTCAAATCGGGCGATCCGCGCAAGCGGGCCAGGGCTATTGTGCGCGCTGTAACGCACTACAATAACCCGGAGGTACTGGCCGAGGTCTCTGAAGATCTGGGCGACCCTATGGTGGGTATCAATCTGGACTTTCTCTCTGAAGAGGAAAGGCTGGCAAAACGAGGCTGGTAACGCTACTAATTAATATTCCCCCTCGCCTACTTTCGTACGAGGGGGGGTTTTATTTCTTGCATACTTGCAAGAATCAACCGCCTACAACCATCTTTACCGAGTTCAACTTGCGAATGCGTTACACATGGCGTTACGTAATGTGTTATATTTGTAACAATATGCAACCGGAGGCATTTGGGCTGGCGATCTTTGGAATTACTGCTTTGATAGCCCTGATTCCGGCCTGGTTTATACCAATGCTTAATCAACGTCGCCAGGAACGGGAGATGTCTATCCTAAACAAAATGCACCGCTTTGCCCTCCGACACAATACTTTTGTGAGAAATCAGGGCGGGATTCGCTATGTAGTGGTATTGGGTAAGAACGGCTTTTGCTACATGCTGAGTGGCGAGTTTGTTTCTCGAGAGCGGCTTTTGAAAGCATTGGGTGAAGAGAACGAAAAATACTTGCTTAAAGCCGAGAGCGAGGAGAGCCGCCATAGCACGGCCACAACCTTGGTGACCATCCCTGCCTAACCTTCAGACAGCCTTATTTGCCCCCCACGGTGGGGCGTGTGCCTCCCCCATGGGTTTTCTACGTGACCAGCTTGTGAGCGGCAAGGTCACGAAGCTGGTTGAAAGGGGCTATAAATATTATCTTCACAAGCATAATGTATCGTGAAAATAAGCACATATAGATAGATAGAAGTGTGGTGATAAAAACCACGGAGGGGCCTGCTGGGAGTACGAAATAAATACAGTGAGGTACGATTGTGGTTGTGAAGATAGGCGTAATGGCAATACAAGGAGACTTTCGCGAGCACAAAGAGATGCTAAAAGCCCTGGGAGCTGAGGTTGTGGAAGTGCGCCTCCCCGAGCACCTCGAGGGTCTGCAAGGGCTTATTGTGCCGGGGGGAGAGTCTACTACCATTGGCATGTTGGCGCGGGAGTATGGCCTCGAGGAGGCGGTACGGTCGCAGGTTCGGGCTGGCAGCCTGGCAGTATGGGGTACTTGTGCAGGCGCAATCTGGCTGGCTAAGCAGATTCCGCAGTATCCCGACCAGCCTCGGCTAGGCTGCCTCGATATTGCAATACAGCGTAACGGGTATGGCCGCCAGGTAGACAGCTTCGAGGCCAACTTAAAAGTTGAGGGACTGGATCAGCCTTTTCATGCTTTTTTTATCCGAGCCCCGCTGATTTTGAGCGTAGGTAACGGCGTAGAGGTATTGGCCACACACAACAATGATCCTGTGTTGGTGAGATCGGGCAGGCTTTGGGCCAGTACTTTTCACCCCGAGCTGACTGGGGATTTGCGCATTCACCG of Meiothermus sp. contains these proteins:
- the pdxS gene encoding pyridoxal 5'-phosphate synthase lyase subunit PdxS → MEKGTLRVKTGFAEMFKGGVIMDVVNAQQAEIAQEAGAVAVMALERVPADIRAQGGVARMSDPKLIKEIMGAVSIPVMAKCRIGHTVEAQILEALGVDFIDESEVLTPADESFHIDKHAFKVPFVCGATDIGEALRRIGEGAAMIRTKGEAGTGNVVEAVRHARSVLGAIRQIQSLPREELMTYAKNHGAPYELVVWVHENGRLPVVNFAAGGVATPADAALMMQLGMDGVFVGSGIFKSGDPRKRARAIVRAVTHYNNPEVLAEVSEDLGDPMVGINLDFLSEEERLAKRGW
- the pdxT gene encoding pyridoxal 5'-phosphate synthase glutaminase subunit PdxT, which produces MAIQGDFREHKEMLKALGAEVVEVRLPEHLEGLQGLIVPGGESTTIGMLAREYGLEEAVRSQVRAGSLAVWGTCAGAIWLAKQIPQYPDQPRLGCLDIAIQRNGYGRQVDSFEANLKVEGLDQPFHAFFIRAPLILSVGNGVEVLATHNNDPVLVRSGRLWASTFHPELTGDLRIHRLFLESL